A genomic window from Xenorhabdus cabanillasii includes:
- the pgi gene encoding glucose-6-phosphate isomerase, which produces MKNINPSQTEAWKVLQQHFEQMKNVHLRDLFEQDKARFATFSATFDDQILVDYSKNRITAETLEKLQSLAKETDLSGAIHSMFSGEKINRTEDRAVLHIALRNRSNSPIHVDGEDVMPQVNAVLEKMKSFSERITGGEWKGYTGKAITDVVNIGIGGSDLGPYMVTEALKAYKNHLNMHFVSNVDGTHIAETLKSLDPETTLFLIASKTFTTQETMTNAHSARHWFLQSAGDEAYVAKHFAALSTNEKEVSKFGIDPQNMFEFWDWVGGRYSLWSAIGLSIALSIGYDNFEQLLSGAHAMDKHFEQTAPEQNIPVLLALIGIWYNNFFGAETEAILPYDQYMHRFAAYFQQGNMESNGKYIDRNGNPVSYQTGPIIWGEPGTNGQHAFYQLIHQGTKLIPCDFIAPAISHNPVADHHSKLLSNFFAQTEALAFGKTQVQVEAEFTAAGKNAQDVANVVPFKVFEGNRPTNSILLREITPFSLGALIAMYEHKIFVQGAILNIFSFDQWGVELGKQLANRILPELQGTEVVNSHDSSTNGLINCFKAWR; this is translated from the coding sequence CAACAGCATTTTGAACAGATGAAGAATGTCCACTTACGAGATCTGTTTGAACAGGATAAGGCGCGTTTTGCGACATTCTCTGCAACGTTTGACGATCAGATTCTGGTTGATTACTCCAAAAACCGTATTACTGCGGAAACATTGGAAAAATTACAGTCATTGGCGAAAGAAACGGATTTATCCGGTGCTATCCATAGTATGTTTTCCGGTGAAAAGATTAACCGTACTGAAGATCGTGCTGTGCTGCACATTGCTCTGCGTAACCGCAGTAATTCTCCAATTCACGTAGATGGGGAAGATGTTATGCCGCAGGTGAATGCGGTACTGGAAAAAATGAAATCGTTCAGTGAGCGTATCACCGGTGGAGAGTGGAAAGGCTATACCGGCAAAGCTATTACTGATGTGGTAAACATTGGTATTGGTGGCTCCGATCTTGGCCCATATATGGTGACTGAGGCGCTGAAAGCCTATAAAAATCACCTCAATATGCACTTTGTTTCCAATGTGGATGGAACCCATATTGCGGAGACATTGAAATCTCTGGATCCAGAAACCACACTATTCCTGATTGCGTCCAAGACCTTTACCACACAGGAAACGATGACTAATGCTCATTCTGCCCGTCATTGGTTCCTGCAAAGTGCAGGTGATGAAGCATATGTGGCTAAACATTTTGCCGCGCTTTCAACTAATGAGAAGGAAGTCAGCAAATTCGGCATTGATCCACAAAACATGTTTGAATTCTGGGATTGGGTCGGTGGCCGTTATTCCCTCTGGTCTGCAATAGGCTTATCCATTGCTCTTTCCATTGGTTATGATAACTTCGAGCAGTTGCTGAGTGGTGCTCACGCTATGGATAAACACTTTGAGCAAACCGCACCTGAACAAAACATTCCTGTTCTGTTAGCGCTGATTGGCATCTGGTATAACAATTTCTTTGGTGCAGAAACTGAAGCGATTCTGCCTTATGATCAATATATGCACCGTTTTGCTGCATACTTCCAGCAGGGAAATATGGAATCAAACGGTAAGTATATTGATCGCAATGGCAATCCGGTAAGTTATCAGACCGGGCCCATTATCTGGGGTGAGCCGGGTACAAATGGTCAGCATGCCTTCTACCAGCTTATCCATCAGGGAACGAAACTTATTCCATGTGATTTTATAGCACCCGCAATTAGCCATAATCCGGTTGCTGATCATCACAGTAAACTGCTATCTAACTTCTTCGCACAAACTGAAGCGCTGGCCTTTGGTAAAACTCAGGTGCAGGTGGAAGCTGAATTTACTGCCGCCGGGAAGAATGCACAGGATGTGGCAAATGTTGTGCCGTTTAAAGTGTTTGAAGGTAACCGCCCAACCAATTCAATTCTGTTGCGCGAAATTACACCATTCAGTCTGGGCGCATTAATTGCCATGTATGAACATAAGATCTTTGTTCAGGGGGCAATTCTGAATATATTCTCATTCGATCAATGGGGAGTAGAACTGGGCAAACAATTGGCGAACCGTATTCTGCCTGAATTGCAGGGGACAGAAGTTGTGAATAGCCATGACAGTTCTACAAATGGCCTTATTAACTGCTTTAAAGCGTGGCGTTAA
- the ubiC gene encoding chorismate lyase encodes MADDTILTSTPIRWFSAGEVNTPENILDWLMEVGSMTHRFEQHCHHVTVAPFRECFITAADIGDESEHLPISEKYWLREIVLYGDSIPWLLGRTVIPEETLTGPDKKLVDVGTVPLGRYLFSGNNLTRDYIQIGQQGQRWARRSLLRLSEKPLLLTEVFLPESPVYKINNMKREK; translated from the coding sequence ATGGCAGATGACACAATATTAACTTCTACACCTATTCGCTGGTTTTCGGCTGGTGAAGTCAATACTCCGGAAAATATTTTAGACTGGCTGATGGAAGTCGGTTCAATGACACATCGTTTTGAACAACATTGCCATCATGTAACAGTTGCACCATTTCGGGAATGTTTCATTACAGCAGCAGATATTGGCGATGAAAGTGAGCACTTACCTATAAGTGAAAAATATTGGTTACGTGAAATTGTCCTATATGGGGATAGTATTCCGTGGCTATTGGGGCGTACAGTAATCCCTGAGGAAACGTTAACAGGGCCAGACAAAAAGCTGGTGGATGTAGGAACCGTTCCACTTGGGCGCTACCTGTTTAGTGGCAATAATCTGACACGGGATTATATTCAAATAGGCCAACAAGGACAGCGTTGGGCGCGGCGCTCTTTGCTGCGGTTATCAGAGAAGCCTCTACTACTTACAGAAGTTTTTTTGCCGGAATCACCTGTATATAAAATAAATAATATGAAAAGGGAGAAATAG
- the ubiA gene encoding 4-hydroxybenzoate octaprenyltransferase produces the protein MTQNKWRAYCRLMRIDKPIGALLLLWPTYWALWIAAKGMPNLHILLVFTLGVFFMRAAGCCINDFADRKFDGHVERTKFRPLPSGDISEKECKILFATLVLISFALVLTLNKMTIALSFVALGLAWFYPFVKRISNLPQVVLGAAYGWSIPMAFSAVSESLPLQCWLLFLANIIWSVIYDTQYAMVDREDDLKIGVKSTAVLFGRFDKLIIGTLQFVMLAMLVSVGCIVNLGGMYYWTVLLAGALFIYQQKLISDRQRESCFQAFMNNNYVGFILFLGILFSYVF, from the coding sequence ATGACGCAAAATAAATGGCGCGCCTATTGCCGTTTAATGCGTATCGATAAACCCATTGGTGCATTATTGTTATTATGGCCAACCTATTGGGCATTATGGATAGCAGCAAAAGGTATGCCGAACTTACATATCTTGCTGGTTTTCACTCTGGGTGTCTTTTTCATGCGGGCGGCAGGATGTTGTATTAATGATTTCGCTGATAGGAAATTTGACGGGCATGTTGAACGGACAAAATTTCGTCCGCTCCCCAGTGGTGATATCAGCGAAAAAGAATGCAAAATTTTGTTTGCTACACTTGTGTTGATCTCTTTTGCACTTGTATTGACACTGAATAAAATGACGATTGCTTTATCCTTTGTCGCGTTGGGGTTGGCATGGTTTTATCCTTTCGTTAAGCGGATCAGCAACTTGCCACAAGTCGTGTTGGGTGCGGCATATGGCTGGTCAATTCCTATGGCTTTCTCAGCAGTAAGTGAGTCCTTACCGTTACAGTGTTGGTTGTTATTTTTGGCGAACATAATCTGGTCTGTAATCTATGATACTCAGTATGCCATGGTGGATCGGGAAGATGACCTGAAAATCGGTGTGAAATCAACAGCAGTGCTGTTTGGGCGCTTTGATAAGTTAATCATTGGTACTTTGCAATTTGTTATGCTGGCAATGCTCGTATCGGTTGGTTGTATAGTGAATTTAGGGGGAATGTATTACTGGACAGTATTATTGGCAGGAGCGCTCTTCATCTATCAACAAAAACTGATTTCTGATCGTCAGCGGGAATCTTGTTTTCAGGCATTCATGAACAATAATTACGTTGGTTTTATTTTGTTCCTCGGTATTCTTTTCAGCTATGTTTTTTAA
- the plsB gene encoding glycerol-3-phosphate 1-O-acyltransferase PlsB, whose protein sequence is MSAWRKIYYKLLNFPIKILVKSKLIPTAPIQELSLDTTRPILYVLPYHSKADLLTLRQQCLAQDLPDPLNPLDIDDTQLPSCVFIDDGPRVFRCYAPKHESVKIFHSYLDLHRNNPNLDIQMVPVSVMFGRSPGREGQETNTAPQLRLLNGIQKFFAILWLGRDSFVRFSTPVSLRSIADDHGTDTIIANKLARVARIHYSRQRLAAVGPRLPARQDLFRKLLASKAIEKAIADEARSKKISPEKAKQNAINMLEEIAADFSYETVRITDRVLSWTWNRLYQGINVHNAERIRQLAQDSHELVYVPCHRSHMDYLLLSYVLYHQGLVPPHIAAGINLNFWPAGPIFRRLGAFFIRRTFKGNKLYSTIFREYLGELFSRGYSVEYFVEGGRSRTGRLLDPKTGTLSMTLQAMLRGESRPITIVPIYIGYEHVMEVATYAKELRGATKEKEGFFQMVRGLRKLRNLGQGYVNFGEPIPIVQYLNQHVPEWRDSIDPIEAQRPAWLTPTVSKLADNIMVNINNAAAANAINLCSTALLSSRQRALTREQLIEQLDCYMQLLRNASYANDVTVPNKTAEELLDHALRMNKFEVEKDSLGDIIILPRENAVLMTYYRNNIQHLLILPSLISSIVMHHRRISRSELLRQVQLIYPLLKQELFMRYSKKELPDVVNTLIDELARQYLICNKEQEILVLNPARIRPLQLLAAGIRETLQRYAITLSLLNATPEISRGTLEKESRMLAQRLSVLHGINAPEFFDKAVFACSVNTLREEGYIHDSGNLVTISAHALYQVLSKLMSPEIRLTIESVSMPPEHNDQKPADENQE, encoded by the coding sequence ATGTCAGCTTGGCGTAAAATATATTACAAGTTATTGAATTTTCCGATAAAAATTTTAGTAAAAAGTAAACTTATTCCAACGGCTCCCATTCAAGAGTTGAGTCTTGATACGACCCGGCCTATTTTGTATGTGCTCCCGTATCATTCAAAAGCCGACTTATTGACCTTGCGTCAACAATGTCTGGCTCAAGATCTACCAGATCCTTTAAATCCTTTGGATATTGATGATACACAGCTCCCAAGTTGTGTTTTTATTGATGACGGCCCACGAGTGTTCCGCTGTTATGCGCCCAAGCATGAGTCCGTAAAGATTTTTCATTCTTATCTGGACTTACATCGCAATAACCCTAATCTGGATATTCAGATGGTGCCCGTTTCCGTGATGTTTGGACGTTCCCCGGGACGTGAAGGGCAAGAAACAAATACAGCACCACAGTTGCGCCTTCTCAATGGGATCCAGAAGTTTTTTGCAATCCTGTGGCTCGGGCGGGATAGTTTTGTTCGTTTCTCCACGCCTGTTTCATTGCGCAGTATAGCCGATGATCATGGTACGGATACGATTATTGCCAATAAACTTGCCCGTGTTGCACGGATCCACTATTCCCGTCAACGTCTGGCCGCAGTCGGACCACGTTTACCTGCCCGACAGGATCTGTTCAGAAAATTACTGGCATCCAAGGCCATTGAAAAAGCCATTGCCGATGAAGCCCGTAGCAAGAAAATCTCGCCAGAGAAAGCAAAACAAAACGCTATCAATATGCTGGAAGAGATTGCAGCGGATTTCTCCTATGAAACTGTACGCATAACAGACCGTGTTTTGAGCTGGACGTGGAACCGCCTCTATCAGGGTATCAATGTCCATAATGCCGAACGGATCCGCCAATTGGCACAAGATAGTCATGAACTGGTCTATGTTCCATGCCATCGCAGCCATATGGATTACCTGCTGCTTTCTTACGTGCTTTATCACCAGGGGCTGGTTCCACCACATATTGCAGCCGGTATTAACCTGAATTTCTGGCCAGCAGGGCCGATATTCCGCCGCCTTGGTGCATTCTTCATCCGCCGCACTTTTAAAGGTAACAAACTCTATTCGACAATTTTCCGCGAATATCTGGGAGAGCTGTTTTCCCGTGGTTATTCTGTTGAATATTTTGTTGAAGGAGGACGTTCCCGGACAGGCCGCCTGCTCGATCCGAAAACTGGTACACTTTCGATGACATTACAGGCAATGCTGCGCGGAGAATCACGCCCTATCACCATTGTGCCAATCTATATCGGTTACGAACATGTGATGGAAGTTGCGACTTATGCCAAAGAGCTACGGGGCGCAACCAAAGAAAAAGAAGGGTTTTTCCAGATGGTTCGTGGGTTACGTAAACTGCGTAATCTGGGACAAGGCTATGTGAACTTTGGTGAACCAATCCCAATAGTACAATATCTGAACCAACATGTTCCTGAATGGCGTGATTCTATCGACCCAATAGAAGCACAGCGCCCGGCATGGCTGACTCCAACGGTCAGTAAGCTGGCTGACAATATTATGGTTAACATCAACAACGCCGCAGCCGCAAACGCAATTAATTTATGTAGCACGGCTTTATTGTCATCACGTCAGCGGGCACTTACTCGCGAACAGTTGATTGAGCAATTAGACTGCTATATGCAATTGTTGCGCAATGCTTCCTACGCGAATGATGTCACAGTACCGAACAAAACAGCAGAAGAACTGTTGGATCATGCTTTACGAATGAATAAATTTGAGGTCGAAAAAGATAGTCTTGGGGATATTATTATCCTGCCTCGCGAAAATGCGGTATTGATGACCTATTATCGCAACAATATCCAACATCTGTTGATCCTGCCGTCTTTGATTTCCAGCATTGTGATGCATCACCGCCGTATCAGCCGCAGTGAGCTGCTTAGGCAGGTACAACTGATTTATCCTCTGCTTAAGCAAGAACTTTTCATGCGTTATAGCAAGAAAGAGTTGCCTGATGTGGTTAATACATTGATTGATGAATTGGCACGTCAATACCTGATTTGTAATAAAGAGCAGGAAATACTGGTACTCAATCCTGCGCGTATTCGTCCATTACAATTGCTGGCAGCAGGTATCCGGGAAACATTACAACGCTATGCCATCACGCTTTCTCTATTGAATGCAACTCCCGAGATCAGCCGGGGTACATTGGAGAAAGAGAGCCGGATGCTGGCACAACGTTTATCAGTGCTACATGGAATCAACGCGCCGGAATTCTTTGATAAAGCGGTTTTCGCTTGCTCAGTGAATACATTGCGTGAAGAAGGTTATATCCACGATAGCGGTAACCTGGTCACCATAAGTGCCCATGCACTTTATCAGGTATTGAGTAAGTTAATGTCTCCAGAGATCCGTCTGACCATTGAGAGTGTCAGCATGCCTCCTGAGCATAATGACCAAAAACCAGCAGATGAAAATCAGGAATAA
- a CDS encoding diacylglycerol kinase, with product MANQSTGLSRIIKAARYSAKGIKAAWQNEAAFRQEVILAILAVIVAFSFDFGMLERLFLISSVILVVIVEVLNSAIEAVVDRIGSEYHALSGRAKDMGSAAVFLAVILALFIWVTIIGSYFIR from the coding sequence ATGGCGAATCAATCAACAGGCTTGAGCCGTATTATTAAAGCGGCGAGGTATTCAGCAAAAGGTATTAAAGCCGCGTGGCAGAATGAGGCTGCATTTCGGCAAGAGGTAATTTTAGCTATCTTAGCGGTTATTGTGGCATTTTCCTTTGATTTTGGCATGCTTGAGAGACTTTTTCTCATTAGCTCTGTCATATTGGTGGTTATTGTTGAAGTGCTAAACAGTGCAATTGAGGCTGTGGTTGATCGAATCGGCAGTGAATATCACGCATTGTCGGGGCGAGCAAAAGATATGGGCTCTGCTGCCGTATTTTTAGCTGTTATTTTGGCACTGTTCATCTGGGTAACAATCATTGGGTCGTATTTTATACGCTAA
- the lexA gene encoding transcriptional repressor LexA, translated as MKALTARQQQVYDLVRDHISQTGMPPTRAEIAARLGFRSPNAAEEHLKALARKGVIEIVAGASRGIRLLLEEEDEGTGLPLIGRVAAGEPLLAQEHIESHYKVDPELFKPNADFLLRVRGMSMKDIGIMDGDLLAVHKTQDVHNGQVIVARIEDEVTVKRFKQTGNRIELIAENPEFEPIVVDLRKQNFTIEGLAVGVIRNGDWF; from the coding sequence ATGAAAGCATTAACTGCCAGGCAGCAACAGGTTTATGATTTGGTGCGTGACCATATTTCGCAAACGGGTATGCCACCGACACGTGCTGAAATTGCAGCACGCCTTGGTTTTCGTTCACCTAACGCAGCAGAAGAGCATTTAAAGGCACTGGCGCGTAAAGGGGTGATAGAAATTGTCGCTGGTGCTTCCAGAGGAATCCGTTTGCTGCTTGAAGAGGAGGATGAAGGTACGGGATTACCACTAATCGGTCGTGTTGCTGCTGGTGAACCACTATTGGCTCAGGAACACATCGAAAGTCATTACAAAGTGGATCCGGAATTATTTAAACCAAATGCTGATTTTCTATTGCGTGTTCGCGGTATGTCAATGAAAGATATCGGTATTATGGATGGTGATTTGCTTGCTGTGCATAAAACGCAGGATGTTCATAACGGGCAGGTTATCGTCGCACGGATTGAAGATGAAGTCACAGTAAAACGCTTCAAACAAACAGGAAACAGAATTGAACTGATTGCTGAGAATCCTGAATTTGAGCCTATCGTTGTGGATTTACGCAAACAGAATTTTACCATTGAAGGATTGGCAGTTGGCGTTATTCGTAACGGGGATTGGTTCTGA
- the zur gene encoding zinc uptake transcriptional repressor Zur, with product MKTINQKKLLTRAEAICLSRGVRLTPQRLEILRLISAQPGAISAYDLLDLLREAEPQAKPPTVYRGLEFLLEQGFVHKIESTNSYVICHHFEEPCHTSAMFLCDNCGSVTEQDAKDIESAIQKLAQDAGFNLRHSVIEVHGLCSSCHEMNSCTE from the coding sequence ATGAAAACTATCAATCAAAAAAAGTTACTGACACGGGCTGAGGCAATCTGCCTGTCACGAGGGGTTCGTTTAACACCCCAACGCCTTGAAATTCTGCGTTTAATTTCAGCACAACCAGGTGCAATAAGTGCCTATGATTTGCTGGATCTGCTCCGTGAAGCTGAGCCACAGGCAAAACCGCCGACAGTCTATCGTGGGTTGGAGTTTTTACTGGAACAGGGCTTTGTCCACAAAATAGAATCTACGAATAGTTATGTGATTTGTCATCACTTTGAAGAACCTTGTCATACATCAGCTATGTTTCTTTGTGATAATTGTGGTTCTGTTACCGAACAGGATGCTAAAGATATTGAATCAGCTATACAAAAGTTAGCGCAAGATGCAGGATTTAATCTGCGACACAGTGTGATAGAAGTTCACGGCTTGTGCTCTTCCTGCCATGAAATGAATTCCTGTACGGAATAA
- a CDS encoding DUF2628 domain-containing protein translates to MDKSKYSEKWQERFEFFENNGSPASKKNREALRNLPFLKQIKINMNFFAVFFNFIYFIILGLWKKGLTLLGFIFAIIFILGIIDSIFSLELSDNFYNAIGVAFAFLYGLSANYAYYLKEIKGDDSWNPFKGIFFDEK, encoded by the coding sequence ATGGATAAATCTAAATATTCTGAAAAATGGCAAGAACGTTTCGAATTCTTTGAAAATAATGGTTCACCAGCATCTAAAAAGAACCGAGAAGCATTAAGAAATTTACCTTTTCTTAAACAGATCAAGATAAATATGAATTTTTTTGCAGTATTCTTTAACTTTATTTATTTCATTATTCTCGGATTATGGAAAAAAGGATTAACGTTACTTGGATTTATTTTTGCAATAATTTTTATTTTAGGAATTATAGATTCAATATTCAGCCTTGAATTATCAGATAATTTTTATAATGCTATAGGAGTAGCATTTGCTTTCCTATATGGACTTTCAGCCAACTATGCCTACTATCTGAAAGAAATAAAAGGTGATGATAGCTGGAACCCTTTTAAGGGTATATTCTTCGATGAAAAATGA
- the dusA gene encoding tRNA dihydrouridine(20/20a) synthase DusA: protein MHENIQKLKHSEFTDIPTRKGGLKPSRFSVAPMLDWTDRHCRYFHRLLSKEALLYTEMVTTGAIIHGKGDYLAYNEQEHPLALQLGGSEPQALAHCAKIAQERGYDEINLNVGCPSDRVQNGRFGACLMGEAALVADCVKAMQDVIDIPVTVKTRIGIDEQDSYEFLCDFIDTVVKNSECDHFVIHARKAWLSGLSPKENREIPPLDYPRVYQLKKDFPQLMLSINGGIKSLEEAKQHLQHVDGVMIGREAYQNPAILAHVDRELFDQTAPVTDTVEVVKALYPYIEQELSRGTYLGHITRHILGIFQGIPGARQWRRHLSENAHKPGADIMTVEKALEMVTERM, encoded by the coding sequence ATGCACGAAAATATACAGAAACTAAAACATAGTGAATTCACTGATATACCAACTAGAAAAGGGGGACTTAAGCCTTCCCGCTTCTCAGTTGCGCCCATGCTAGACTGGACTGACCGCCATTGCCGTTATTTCCATCGCCTGTTAAGTAAAGAAGCGCTGCTTTACACAGAAATGGTCACCACAGGCGCAATTATTCATGGCAAAGGGGACTATCTGGCTTATAACGAGCAAGAGCATCCGCTGGCGTTGCAATTGGGCGGCAGCGAACCCCAGGCATTGGCACACTGTGCTAAGATAGCGCAAGAGCGTGGTTACGATGAAATTAATTTGAATGTCGGTTGCCCGTCTGATCGTGTGCAGAATGGTCGTTTTGGTGCGTGTTTGATGGGAGAGGCTGCGCTGGTAGCCGATTGTGTCAAGGCGATGCAGGATGTTATAGATATTCCTGTCACAGTTAAAACCCGCATCGGTATTGATGAGCAGGATAGCTATGAGTTTTTATGTGATTTCATTGATACAGTCGTGAAAAACAGTGAGTGCGATCATTTTGTGATCCATGCGCGCAAAGCGTGGTTGTCTGGTTTGAGTCCAAAAGAAAACCGTGAAATTCCGCCTTTGGATTATCCAAGGGTCTATCAATTGAAAAAAGATTTTCCACAACTGATGCTTTCTATTAATGGTGGAATTAAATCATTGGAAGAAGCGAAGCAGCATTTACAGCATGTTGATGGTGTGATGATTGGGCGGGAAGCTTACCAAAATCCAGCTATTCTGGCTCATGTGGATCGTGAATTATTTGACCAAACTGCTCCCGTGACAGATACCGTTGAGGTGGTTAAGGCGCTTTATCCTTATATCGAACAAGAATTGTCAAGAGGTACTTATTTAGGGCACATTACCCGCCATATTTTGGGCATTTTTCAGGGTATTCCTGGTGCACGCCAATGGCGTCGTCATTTGAGTGAGAATGCGCATAAACCTGGTGCTGACATTATGACTGTTGAAAAAGCATTGGAAATGGTAACAGAGCGGATGTAA
- a CDS encoding quinone oxidoreductase: MAKHIEFSATGGPEVLRYCEFIPTDPAPDEVQVENKAIGINYIDTYVRSGLYPPAGLPSGLGTEAAGVVTKVGSNVSYIKIGDRVAYAQSGLGAYSEVHNVPASKLAILPDAISFEQAAASLLKGLTVYYLFYQTHKVQAGEIFLFHAAAGGVGLIACQWANALGAKLIGTVGSDEKANLAKAAGAWQTINYNRENIVERVLELTDGKKVDVVYDSVGQATWLDSLDSLAPRGLMVSFGNASGPVTGVNVGLLNQKGSLFLTRPSLNGYITTHKELAEASKTLFDFIASGKINVDVRENQKFPLSEAVRAHQTLESRATHGSSLLIP, translated from the coding sequence ATGGCAAAACACATCGAATTTTCCGCCACTGGCGGCCCAGAAGTACTCCGATATTGTGAATTTATACCTACTGATCCTGCGCCTGATGAAGTACAGGTTGAGAATAAAGCTATCGGAATCAATTATATTGATACCTATGTACGTAGTGGCCTCTACCCACCAGCAGGCCTTCCCAGTGGATTAGGGACGGAAGCCGCTGGAGTTGTCACAAAAGTAGGTTCAAATGTGTCATACATTAAAATTGGAGATCGTGTGGCGTATGCTCAGTCCGGTTTGGGCGCATACAGTGAAGTACATAATGTTCCCGCCAGTAAATTGGCTATCCTGCCGGATGCAATTTCATTTGAACAGGCGGCTGCTTCTCTTTTGAAAGGATTAACGGTCTATTACCTGTTCTATCAGACACACAAGGTTCAGGCAGGTGAAATTTTCCTGTTCCATGCCGCAGCCGGTGGTGTCGGTTTGATTGCCTGTCAGTGGGCAAACGCATTAGGTGCAAAATTGATTGGAACAGTCGGTTCAGACGAAAAAGCTAACCTTGCCAAAGCTGCGGGTGCATGGCAGACCATCAATTATAACCGTGAAAATATTGTGGAACGCGTTTTGGAACTCACTGACGGGAAAAAAGTTGATGTGGTTTATGATTCCGTCGGTCAGGCTACGTGGCTGGATTCACTTGATTCCTTAGCTCCCAGAGGATTAATGGTCAGTTTCGGTAACGCTTCGGGACCAGTAACAGGAGTGAATGTCGGACTTCTCAATCAGAAAGGTTCACTATTTCTTACCCGACCTTCTCTTAATGGTTATATCACTACGCATAAAGAGTTGGCTGAAGCCAGCAAAACCCTGTTTGATTTTATTGCCAGCGGTAAAATCAATGTAGATGTCCGAGAAAATCAGAAGTTTCCACTAAGCGAAGCGGTAAGAGCACACCAGACACTGGAAAGCCGTGCAACCCACGGTTCCAGTTTGTTGATACCATGA
- a CDS encoding tyrosine-type recombinase/integrase has product MAAELNKLSDKKLRTLHGKERGNIEFFADGAGLSAKASKAGGISWVFTYRLDGKKLNRLTIGRYPDVSLKQAREARDKCRSWLASGKDPKLQFNLVMQESLKPVTAKDAIEYWIKHYGRENRVNIDTLILQLEKHIYPYIGEMALSDCETIYWLQCFDRMKKKAPVAAGSVFQLCKQALKFCRVRRYAVSHVLDDLTIQDVGKKQNKGQRYLEDNELGQLWGSINSGGYLPYYNNLLKIMIVFGCRTREIRLSKCSEWNFNSMLWTVPKENSKTGEKIIRPIPEFMKAFLEDFVYQNNKSDYLLGEFKKLEAVAQYGRKIWKKLEHDEEWSLHDLRRTFATKLNDMGIAPHIVEQLLGHALPGIMAIYNKSQYLPEKLDALNKWCERLDVLAGNYENVVILKAVQ; this is encoded by the coding sequence ATGGCTGCCGAACTAAACAAGCTCAGTGACAAAAAACTTAGAACCCTGCACGGAAAAGAAAGGGGCAATATTGAATTTTTTGCTGATGGTGCTGGATTGAGCGCCAAAGCATCTAAAGCTGGTGGCATTAGTTGGGTCTTTACTTACCGACTTGATGGCAAAAAGTTAAACCGCCTTACTATTGGGCGCTATCCTGATGTGAGTCTCAAACAGGCTCGAGAGGCGAGGGATAAATGTCGTAGTTGGCTAGCATCTGGTAAAGATCCAAAGCTGCAATTTAACTTAGTGATGCAGGAATCATTAAAACCAGTCACTGCAAAAGACGCTATCGAATATTGGATAAAGCACTACGGCAGAGAGAATCGAGTGAATATTGATACCCTCATTCTGCAATTAGAAAAACATATTTATCCTTATATTGGTGAAATGGCACTGTCTGACTGTGAAACAATATATTGGCTGCAATGCTTTGATAGAATGAAAAAGAAAGCTCCGGTGGCTGCTGGTTCTGTATTTCAACTGTGCAAGCAGGCTCTAAAATTTTGCCGAGTAAGAAGATATGCAGTTAGCCATGTATTGGATGATTTAACTATTCAGGATGTTGGAAAAAAACAAAATAAAGGTCAGCGTTATTTAGAAGATAATGAACTTGGTCAATTATGGGGATCCATAAATTCAGGTGGTTACCTACCTTATTATAATAATCTATTGAAAATAATGATTGTATTTGGTTGCCGGACACGTGAGATCAGGTTATCGAAATGTTCAGAGTGGAATTTTAATTCTATGCTATGGACTGTGCCAAAAGAAAATAGCAAGACAGGCGAGAAAATCATTCGTCCAATACCAGAATTTATGAAAGCATTCTTAGAAGATTTTGTTTATCAAAACAATAAAAGTGATTACCTCTTAGGGGAATTTAAAAAACTTGAAGCAGTCGCCCAATATGGCAGAAAAATATGGAAAAAATTAGAGCATGACGAGGAATGGTCTTTGCATGATTTGAGGCGAACGTTTGCAACTAAATTAAATGACATGGGTATAGCACCACATATTGTAGAACAGCTTCTAGGCCACGCTTTGCCGGGTATTATGGCGATATACAACAAAAGCCAATACCTACCAGAGAAGCTGGACGCTTTAAACAAGTGGTGCGAGCGGCTGGATGTATTGGCGGGTAATTATGAGAATGTGGTTATATTAAAAGCAGTTCAATAA